From the genome of Streptomyces sp. NBC_00659, one region includes:
- a CDS encoding patatin-like phospholipase family protein has product MTTTATTSAATSEPEEPHPVWGVLTERALTGSRPGARADGHRVALAIEGGGMRGIIAGGMALALHELGLTNSFDAVYGASAGAASAAWLLSTSPESLRFWAVPKYARTLIRRSNPLRGRPLVDLHAFYEVLYRYGDQDCAPMDFASILASDIEYHPLATDAETGESTDLRPFIGDAAELRLALRASASLPLLAGEPVTLRGRRFYDAGVSESVPYRTALAQGATHVMVLRSRRAIDVARPSRSAPWIAKTVLRREPAALRQVFLDRETRLADDDARLSDHEAVVSIRPAPDSPTVGRLASEGDLLETALEAGRTAVHDTYGRLFGTGERPAATD; this is encoded by the coding sequence ATGACGACGACCGCCACGACCTCCGCCGCCACGTCCGAGCCCGAGGAGCCGCACCCGGTCTGGGGCGTGCTCACCGAGCGCGCGCTAACCGGCAGCCGCCCCGGCGCGCGCGCCGACGGGCACCGCGTCGCTCTGGCCATCGAGGGCGGCGGGATGCGCGGCATCATCGCCGGCGGGATGGCCCTGGCCCTCCACGAACTCGGACTGACCAACAGCTTCGACGCCGTGTACGGCGCCTCCGCCGGTGCCGCCTCCGCCGCGTGGCTGCTGAGCACGAGTCCGGAATCGCTGCGCTTCTGGGCTGTTCCCAAGTACGCCCGGACGCTCATCCGGCGCTCGAACCCGCTGCGCGGCAGGCCGCTCGTGGACCTGCACGCCTTCTACGAGGTGCTCTACCGCTACGGCGACCAGGACTGCGCACCGATGGACTTCGCCTCGATCCTCGCGAGCGACATCGAGTACCACCCACTGGCCACCGACGCCGAGACCGGGGAGTCAACCGACCTGCGGCCCTTCATAGGCGACGCCGCGGAACTGCGCCTCGCACTGCGGGCGAGTGCGTCCCTGCCACTGCTGGCGGGAGAACCGGTGACGCTGCGCGGACGCCGGTTCTACGACGCGGGCGTCTCCGAATCCGTGCCCTACCGAACCGCGCTGGCTCAGGGGGCGACCCACGTCATGGTGCTGCGATCGCGGCGTGCGATCGATGTGGCCCGGCCGTCCCGCTCCGCTCCATGGATCGCGAAGACGGTGTTGCGGCGTGAACCCGCGGCCTTGCGGCAGGTGTTCCTCGACCGCGAAACACGCCTGGCCGATGACGACGCCCGCCTGAGCGACCATGAGGCCGTCGTCTCGATCCGTCCCGCCCCGGACTCGCCGACCGTCGGCCGGCTGGCGAGCGAGGGTGACCTGCTGGAAACCGCGCTGGAAGCCGGCCGCACCGCGGTACACGACACCTACGGTCGCCTGTTCGGCACTGGCGAACGCCCGGCGGCCACCGACTGA
- a CDS encoding STM4013/SEN3800 family hydrolase, translating to MNEVVGRDDLLLLTLDTLRHDVAVELAAAGRLPNLTAHLPGGTWERRHAPGNFTYASHQAMFAGFLPTPAAPGPHPRLFAARFTGSETTADRTFVFDTPDLVSGLAAHGYRTVCIGGVGFFNKQGALGGVLPGLFQESHWEPEFGVASPTSFEAQVARAEKVVAELPAEQRLFLFLNASALHQPNWFHLPGATRETGDSRVTHAAALEYIDAHVGRLFGAMSSRRRCFAIVCSDHGTAYGDDGYTGHRLGHDCVWTVPYSHFFLEPTV from the coding sequence ATGAACGAAGTGGTGGGCCGGGACGACCTGCTCCTGCTCACCCTCGACACCCTGCGCCACGACGTGGCCGTCGAACTCGCGGCGGCCGGCCGTCTGCCGAACCTGACCGCGCATCTGCCCGGCGGCACCTGGGAGCGGCGGCACGCGCCCGGGAACTTCACCTACGCCTCCCACCAGGCCATGTTCGCGGGCTTCCTGCCCACCCCGGCGGCACCGGGACCGCACCCGCGGCTGTTCGCGGCGCGATTCACGGGCAGCGAGACGACGGCGGACCGCACGTTCGTCTTCGACACCCCGGACCTGGTGTCCGGCCTCGCCGCGCACGGCTATCGCACGGTGTGCATCGGGGGCGTCGGCTTTTTCAACAAGCAGGGCGCACTGGGCGGCGTACTGCCCGGACTCTTCCAGGAGAGCCACTGGGAGCCGGAGTTCGGAGTGGCCTCGCCCACCTCGTTCGAGGCCCAGGTCGCGCGGGCGGAGAAGGTCGTGGCCGAACTTCCCGCAGAGCAGCGGCTGTTCCTGTTCCTGAACGCGTCGGCGCTGCACCAGCCGAACTGGTTCCACCTGCCCGGTGCCACCCGTGAGACCGGGGACAGCCGGGTCACCCACGCAGCGGCCCTCGAGTACATCGACGCTCATGTCGGACGGCTCTTCGGCGCGATGAGCTCACGCCGCCGCTGCTTCGCCATCGTCTGCTCCGATCACGGCACCGCCTACGGAGACGACGGCTACACCGGCCACCGTCTCGGTCACGACTGCGTGTGGACCGTGCCCTACAGCCACTTCTTCCTGGAGCCGACCGTATGA
- a CDS encoding DUF397 domain-containing protein, with protein MKHAVNAAEELGTQGWSKPWSAGSDGGCVEIKKLGGGIVAVRQATDPDGPALICASSVIAEFVGGAKEGRADFLVV; from the coding sequence ATGAAGCACGCCGTGAACGCCGCCGAAGAGCTGGGAACCCAAGGGTGGAGCAAACCCTGGAGCGCCGGCAGCGACGGCGGCTGCGTCGAGATCAAGAAGCTCGGCGGCGGCATCGTGGCGGTCAGGCAGGCGACGGACCCGGACGGTCCTGCCCTCATCTGTGCCTCGTCGGTCATTGCCGAGTTCGTCGGCGGTGCCAAGGAGGGGCGAGCGGACTTCCTCGTCGTCTGA
- a CDS encoding class I SAM-dependent methyltransferase, which produces MAIYDTLGATYGRTRQPDPRIATQVHAALGDARTVINVGAGTGSYEPEQTVLAVEPSQIMIAQRPGRSAPAVCAVAERLPLRDDAADAVMALLTVHHWTDLAAGIAELRRVARRRIVILTWDQEIFREKFWLVREYLPQAAAFDDTRAVPIGRLATLLGGARQEPVHVPHDCTDGFGAAYWRRPHAYLDPQVRAGISMFAQTGQDVLAPGLAALTDDLATGDWHRRQADLLALDTIDVGYRLLVADA; this is translated from the coding sequence ATGGCCATCTATGACACGCTCGGCGCTACGTACGGCCGGACCCGGCAGCCGGATCCGCGGATTGCCACGCAGGTGCATGCAGCGCTCGGGGACGCCAGGACGGTGATCAACGTAGGAGCGGGCACCGGTTCCTACGAGCCGGAGCAGACGGTTCTCGCCGTCGAGCCCAGCCAGATCATGATCGCCCAGCGCCCAGGAAGGTCCGCGCCCGCCGTGTGCGCGGTCGCCGAGCGTCTTCCGCTGCGCGACGACGCCGCCGACGCCGTCATGGCGCTGCTGACCGTCCACCACTGGACCGACCTCGCGGCCGGGATCGCCGAACTCCGCCGGGTCGCGCGCCGCCGTATCGTCATCCTGACCTGGGACCAGGAGATCTTTCGCGAGAAGTTCTGGCTCGTACGCGAATACCTGCCGCAGGCTGCGGCGTTCGACGACACCAGAGCAGTCCCGATCGGCCGACTGGCCACGCTGCTGGGCGGGGCACGTCAGGAGCCCGTTCACGTCCCGCACGACTGCACGGACGGGTTCGGCGCCGCCTACTGGCGTCGCCCACACGCCTACCTCGACCCCCAAGTACGCGCCGGAATCTCCATGTTCGCCCAGACCGGACAGGACGTTCTCGCTCCGGGCCTGGCAGCGCTCACCGACGACCTCGCGACGGGTGATTGGCACAGGCGTCAAGCCGATCTGCTCGCGCTCGACACCATCGACGTCGGCTATCGACTCCTGGTGGCGGACGCCTGA
- a CDS encoding FHA domain-containing protein, producing the protein MLVGREGILAGERIPVIGTRVTFGRNPENTVVVSSPSVSRFHAEIVLDDTQGYVLRDCGSSNGTLVNGEEIDSRLLEPGDDITIGDQEFRFEVADAMETIMALSLPRSLTCGDEEIEQGPVLRVTIAGGGPVGLSLALLLEHFLGAQVNITIHDGRWRKQGRKIVWKDASQGNVRRQQVVTVQSRQYLSLPDEVQARLFDPDSYTEMWPSGPDSIGDHHPRNMRIAYIEDRLLEVANEKRSRIQLVPARFDVDEQQETLATQHVLAICDGGRSHTREHFAAKFGKADESIYSLDGRHLQDVILGLRVKSGLADPMAVLLTVGQNRFLLNSLRGEGFLNMRLTDAEAAEVVGIDPVRRVFEECIASRPCLMGRDEHGDFRCSTHSTLFLPALIKGSALWKRVGEGLRLFGVEPGELRAVTSFRLSMVQRPRFTAELLPPTANSTGTYGFLLGDAANSIHFWPGRGLNSGLASAVSLARSLNGAWNGKPFRDADFLRHEAAMSMLQYRHKSRAWKAMVTTDDQGATWAIKDIIAHGIDGIAEDPDREADTATLLERLRGIRSRLAKRMTGMPDDEAILERLGTLEDRTLRMLVLSGAWDTLTMGGEEVDIDIFYGPDSAAAAAAVEALEPVAPSDPAVTPSDPAVATG; encoded by the coding sequence GTGCTTGTTGGACGCGAAGGAATACTGGCCGGAGAACGGATACCGGTGATCGGCACCCGGGTCACGTTCGGACGCAACCCCGAGAACACCGTCGTCGTCTCCAGTCCGAGCGTCTCGCGCTTCCACGCGGAGATCGTCCTGGACGACACCCAGGGCTACGTTCTGCGTGACTGCGGCAGCAGCAACGGCACGCTGGTCAACGGCGAGGAGATCGACTCCCGTCTCCTCGAGCCCGGGGACGACATCACCATCGGCGACCAGGAGTTCCGCTTCGAGGTCGCGGACGCCATGGAGACGATCATGGCGCTCTCCTTGCCCAGGTCGCTGACCTGTGGTGACGAGGAGATCGAGCAGGGGCCGGTGCTGCGGGTCACCATCGCGGGCGGCGGCCCCGTCGGCCTGTCGCTCGCGTTGCTGCTGGAGCACTTCCTCGGCGCCCAGGTGAACATCACCATCCATGACGGCCGTTGGCGCAAGCAGGGCCGCAAGATCGTCTGGAAGGACGCGAGCCAGGGCAATGTGCGGCGCCAGCAGGTGGTGACCGTACAGAGCCGCCAGTACCTCAGCCTGCCCGATGAGGTGCAGGCCCGGCTCTTCGACCCGGACAGCTACACCGAGATGTGGCCGTCGGGTCCCGACTCCATCGGCGATCACCACCCGCGCAACATGCGCATCGCCTACATCGAGGACCGGCTCCTTGAGGTGGCGAACGAGAAGCGGAGTCGCATCCAGCTCGTGCCGGCCCGGTTCGACGTCGACGAGCAGCAGGAGACGCTGGCCACTCAGCACGTACTGGCGATCTGTGACGGCGGGCGGTCGCACACGCGCGAGCACTTCGCCGCCAAGTTCGGCAAAGCGGACGAATCCATCTACTCGCTTGACGGCCGTCATCTCCAGGACGTGATCCTCGGTCTGCGCGTGAAATCGGGTCTGGCCGACCCCATGGCCGTTCTTCTGACCGTCGGGCAGAACCGCTTCCTGCTCAACTCCCTGCGTGGCGAGGGCTTCCTCAACATGCGCCTGACGGACGCGGAGGCCGCGGAGGTCGTAGGCATCGACCCGGTCCGCCGCGTCTTCGAGGAGTGCATCGCCTCTCGGCCCTGTCTGATGGGACGTGACGAGCACGGAGACTTCCGTTGCTCCACGCACAGCACGCTGTTCCTGCCGGCCCTCATCAAGGGCTCCGCTCTGTGGAAGCGGGTGGGCGAAGGGCTGCGTCTGTTCGGTGTCGAGCCCGGTGAACTGCGTGCCGTCACCTCGTTCCGCCTCAGCATGGTGCAACGCCCCCGCTTCACCGCCGAGTTGCTGCCGCCCACGGCCAACTCCACAGGTACGTACGGCTTCCTGCTGGGCGACGCCGCCAACTCCATCCACTTCTGGCCGGGCCGGGGACTCAACAGCGGCCTGGCCTCGGCCGTCTCGCTCGCACGGTCCCTCAACGGCGCGTGGAACGGCAAGCCTTTCCGGGACGCGGACTTCCTGCGCCACGAGGCCGCCATGTCGATGCTCCAGTATCGCCACAAGAGCCGCGCCTGGAAGGCGATGGTGACCACGGACGACCAGGGCGCGACCTGGGCCATCAAGGACATCATCGCGCACGGCATCGACGGAATCGCCGAGGACCCGGATCGCGAGGCCGACACCGCGACGCTGCTGGAGCGGCTGCGGGGCATCCGTTCCCGACTGGCGAAGCGCATGACCGGCATGCCGGACGACGAGGCGATCCTGGAACGACTGGGGACCCTGGAGGACAGGACGCTCCGCATGCTGGTGCTCAGCGGCGCCTGGGACACCCTCACCATGGGCGGCGAGGAGGTCGACATCGACATCTTCTACGGCCCGGACTCCGCGGCCGCGGCGGCGGCCGTCGAGGCGCTCGAGCCGGTCGCCCCCTCCGATCCGGCCGTGACCCCCTCCGATCCGGCCGTGGCCACCGGCTGA
- a CDS encoding STM4012 family radical SAM protein, which translates to MTLAPVAAPTGLPRPYQSYTYAYPHKTAYRPLAPRPALKDLWTGESRRSLSLYLHIPFCEIRCGFCNLFTRIGAPGDLTGRYLDAVRRQAAAMREALGDEETPRFANAAFGGGTPTFLEAAELERLCDIAEQEMGADLRAIPLSVEASPSTATADRLAVLVERGTTRLSLGVQSFVEEESRAAVRPQRRSEVEAALGRIREAAVPVLNIDLIYGIDGQTAASWRHSLDAALAWRPEEIYLYPLYIRPLTGLGRHTDARTAGLEWDEQRLRRYREGRDHLLAHGYEQVSMRMFRRADAPPQGPDDYACQTDGMIGLGCGARSYTSTLHYSFDYAVSMREIRGIIDDYTATEDFSHALHGRRVDEDEARRRHLLQSLLQAEGLPVAEYRLRFGSDPYDDFRSEIGTLAAREWLADRDEDRLRLSAEGLAHSDAIGPEFFSPAVRDAMAAYETK; encoded by the coding sequence ATGACACTCGCCCCAGTGGCCGCCCCGACCGGCCTGCCGCGCCCGTACCAGAGCTACACCTACGCCTATCCCCACAAGACCGCCTACCGGCCCCTCGCCCCGCGCCCCGCGCTGAAGGACCTGTGGACGGGCGAGTCCCGGCGGTCGCTGTCGCTGTATCTGCACATCCCGTTCTGCGAGATCCGCTGCGGCTTCTGCAACCTGTTCACCCGGATCGGCGCTCCCGGTGACCTGACGGGACGCTATCTGGACGCGGTGCGGCGCCAGGCCGCCGCGATGCGCGAGGCACTCGGCGACGAGGAGACGCCCCGTTTCGCCAACGCCGCGTTCGGGGGCGGCACGCCGACGTTCCTGGAGGCCGCCGAGCTGGAGCGGCTGTGTGACATCGCGGAGCAGGAGATGGGCGCCGATCTCCGCGCGATCCCGCTGTCCGTGGAGGCCTCGCCGTCCACGGCCACGGCCGACCGGCTGGCCGTGCTGGTGGAGCGGGGCACCACGCGTCTCAGCCTCGGGGTGCAGAGCTTCGTCGAGGAGGAGTCCCGTGCCGCCGTACGGCCGCAGCGGCGCTCCGAGGTGGAGGCGGCGCTCGGACGGATCCGCGAGGCGGCCGTCCCGGTCCTCAACATCGACCTGATCTACGGCATCGACGGGCAGACCGCGGCCAGCTGGCGCCACTCGCTGGACGCGGCCCTGGCCTGGCGGCCCGAGGAGATCTACCTGTACCCCCTCTACATCCGTCCCCTCACCGGCCTCGGCCGGCACACCGACGCGCGGACGGCCGGCCTGGAGTGGGACGAACAGCGGCTGCGCCGGTACCGGGAGGGCCGCGACCACCTGCTGGCACACGGCTACGAACAGGTGTCGATGCGCATGTTCCGGCGCGCGGACGCCCCACCGCAGGGACCGGACGACTACGCCTGCCAGACCGACGGCATGATCGGCCTCGGCTGCGGTGCCCGTTCGTACACCTCCACGCTGCATTACTCCTTCGACTACGCGGTGTCGATGCGGGAGATCCGCGGCATCATCGACGACTACACCGCCACCGAGGACTTCTCGCACGCGCTGCACGGCCGCCGTGTCGACGAGGACGAGGCACGGCGCCGGCATCTGCTCCAGTCCCTCCTCCAGGCCGAGGGCCTGCCCGTGGCGGAGTACCGGCTGCGCTTCGGATCGGATCCGTACGACGATTTCCGGTCCGAGATCGGCACACTCGCCGCACGGGAATGGCTCGCGGACCGGGACGAGGACCGGCTGCGTCTCTCGGCGGAAGGACTCGCCCACTCGGACGCGATAGGCCCCGAGTTCTTCTCCCCGGCCGTTCGGGACGCCATGGCCGCCTACGAGACGAAGTGA
- a CDS encoding spermidine synthase, which translates to MSARFEEIDWRPTPMGEISLRRRRDPLSGDDVYEVKLGDEYLMSSLFTTGEVELTRIGLAELPEAPLDVVVGGLGLGYTARTALDDPRVRSLIVVDTLAEVIDWHRRGLVPLGAGLASDPRCRLVRGDFFAMTTGEPRGLDPDTPGRRFHAILLDVDHSPRHVLHPDHAVLYTRTGLTALAELLQPGGVFALWSNDPPDQEFGSVLAEVFTDTAAHVVDFDNPLQGGTAANTVYVARRRDG; encoded by the coding sequence ATGAGCGCACGCTTCGAGGAGATCGACTGGCGGCCGACGCCCATGGGCGAGATCAGCCTGCGCCGCCGGAGGGATCCGCTGTCGGGCGACGACGTGTACGAGGTGAAGCTCGGCGACGAGTACCTGATGTCCAGCCTCTTCACCACGGGGGAGGTCGAGCTGACCCGGATCGGTCTGGCGGAACTGCCCGAGGCCCCGCTCGACGTCGTGGTGGGCGGACTCGGCCTCGGGTACACGGCCAGGACGGCTCTGGACGATCCGCGCGTACGCTCGCTCATCGTCGTCGACACCCTGGCGGAAGTGATCGACTGGCACCGGCGCGGGCTCGTACCCCTGGGCGCGGGCCTGGCGTCCGACCCCCGGTGCCGGCTGGTGCGTGGAGACTTCTTCGCCATGACCACCGGCGAGCCGCGAGGCCTTGACCCCGACACCCCCGGCCGTCGTTTCCACGCGATCCTCCTGGACGTCGACCACTCGCCGCGCCATGTGCTGCACCCCGACCATGCCGTGCTCTACACCCGGACCGGTCTGACCGCGCTGGCCGAACTGCTCCAGCCCGGCGGCGTGTTCGCACTGTGGTCGAACGACCCGCCGGACCAGGAGTTCGGCTCGGTGCTCGCGGAGGTCTTCACGGACACCGCGGCACACGTCGTGGACTTCGACAATCCGCTTCAAGGCGGGACCGCCGCCAACACCGTCTACGTCGCCCGAAGGCGCGACGGCTGA
- a CDS encoding TetR/AcrR family transcriptional regulator, which produces MPSEREPGVPVVGRSAQAAATRQQIVETAKGLFAGRGYQVTSLQAIADEMGLTKAAVYYHFRTKAQILQASLDPAVEEMTVLLDELAGVASRQERLDAYAVGWVDFLVRNRELGTMLLHDPEIRAASVYAENDGRRRRILRVLFGSSPTPAERMAYVMCVWMLEGLGELSDLPDDDLRATLLLTVRGLLAVPGAAGAGPGGSAESREV; this is translated from the coding sequence ATGCCCAGCGAGCGAGAGCCGGGCGTCCCGGTGGTCGGTCGATCCGCCCAGGCCGCGGCGACGAGACAGCAGATCGTCGAGACGGCCAAGGGACTCTTCGCCGGCCGCGGCTACCAAGTGACCTCGTTGCAGGCCATCGCGGACGAGATGGGCCTCACCAAGGCCGCGGTCTACTACCACTTCCGGACCAAGGCGCAGATCCTCCAGGCCTCGCTCGATCCGGCGGTGGAGGAAATGACCGTGCTCCTGGACGAGTTGGCGGGCGTGGCGTCACGGCAGGAGAGGCTGGACGCGTACGCGGTCGGTTGGGTCGATTTCCTGGTCCGCAACCGCGAACTCGGAACCATGCTCCTGCACGATCCCGAGATCCGGGCCGCCAGCGTCTACGCCGAGAACGACGGGCGCAGGCGACGCATTCTGCGGGTGCTGTTCGGCAGCTCGCCCACGCCCGCGGAGCGCATGGCCTACGTGATGTGCGTGTGGATGCTGGAGGGCCTCGGTGAACTGTCCGATCTCCCGGACGACGACCTGAGGGCCACTCTGCTCCTGACCGTCCGGGGCCTCCTCGCGGTGCCGGGGGCCGCGGGCGCGGGGCCCGGAGGGTCCGCGGAGTCCCGCGAGGTGTGA
- a CDS encoding STM4014 family protein, translating into MGGLRPNGVPVKWAVVANGENRRVDLFRTAAEEAGCGTPRVVEWRDVLRDGGHDFADDEVVRLDSPGENAGVDRLLRGIDEPTRVEGSARWYAGFLDGVGSLRGGRRLDDPADLAALFDKRLCHARLDAAGVPVPQSPTSGTPRAVEGWSDVRDLMAEGGLRRVFVKLAHGSSASGVLAVETTASGRIRATTSVERTAAGDLHNSLRIHRYTDEAQIAAIVDTLAPDGLHIERWLPKASLGSRSADLRVVVVAGRATHAVVRTSRSPLTNLHLGGARGDLAAVRALAGDRWAEALSISERAAACFPGTLCVGVDLLPAVGWRRFAVGEVNAFGDLLPRLTGLPGSGAEGLDTYAAQVAAIRSLSPEHFPVRPTPPLDTPARTAHASA; encoded by the coding sequence ATGGGCGGGTTGCGGCCGAACGGTGTGCCGGTGAAGTGGGCGGTCGTCGCCAACGGGGAGAACCGTCGGGTGGATCTGTTCAGAACAGCGGCCGAGGAGGCGGGCTGCGGCACGCCCCGCGTGGTCGAGTGGCGGGACGTTCTGCGGGACGGCGGGCACGACTTCGCGGACGACGAGGTCGTGCGGCTGGACTCCCCCGGCGAGAACGCCGGGGTGGACCGGCTGTTGCGGGGCATCGACGAGCCGACCAGGGTGGAGGGTTCAGCGCGCTGGTACGCGGGTTTCCTGGACGGTGTGGGTTCGCTGCGCGGGGGCCGGCGGCTCGACGACCCGGCGGATCTGGCCGCGCTCTTCGACAAGAGGCTGTGCCACGCCCGTCTCGACGCGGCGGGTGTGCCGGTACCGCAGTCCCCCACGTCCGGAACCCCGCGTGCCGTGGAGGGGTGGAGCGACGTCCGTGACCTCATGGCGGAGGGCGGGCTGCGACGGGTCTTCGTCAAGCTCGCGCACGGTTCGTCCGCGTCCGGTGTGCTGGCCGTCGAGACGACCGCTTCCGGCCGGATCCGGGCCACCACCTCGGTCGAACGCACAGCGGCCGGCGACCTGCACAACTCCCTGCGGATCCACCGCTACACGGACGAGGCGCAGATCGCCGCGATCGTGGACACGCTCGCTCCGGACGGACTGCACATCGAGCGCTGGCTGCCGAAGGCCTCGCTCGGCAGCAGGTCGGCCGACCTGCGTGTCGTGGTGGTGGCCGGGCGCGCGACCCACGCCGTGGTGCGTACGAGCCGCTCACCTCTGACCAATCTGCATCTGGGCGGGGCGCGCGGCGATCTCGCGGCCGTCCGCGCGCTGGCCGGTGACCGGTGGGCGGAGGCCCTCTCCATCAGCGAACGGGCCGCCGCCTGCTTCCCCGGCACCCTGTGCGTGGGCGTCGATCTGCTGCCCGCCGTCGGCTGGCGCCGGTTCGCCGTCGGGGAGGTCAATGCCTTCGGCGACCTGCTCCCCCGGCTGACCGGCCTGCCGGGCAGCGGCGCGGAAGGCCTCGACACGTACGCCGCGCAGGTCGCGGCAATCCGCTCCCTCTCCCCCGAACACTTCCCCGTACGACCGACGCCCCCACTCGACACACCTGCCAGGACAGCACATGCATCAGCCTGA
- a CDS encoding STM4011 family radical SAM protein — protein MDLTILYRGPLASCDYDCPYCPFAKRRDTPAQLRADRAALERFTAWAGEQREDRLSVLFTPWGEGLVRSWYRRALVELSHQPHIRRVAIQTNLSCRTDWLEAADRETVALWCTYHPGQTPHERFVAKTRRLGELGVRFSVGVVGLPEHAEPARRLRAELPEHVYLWVNAAEGHTYTDTQAAEWTALDPLFPFSRHPHRSAGLPCRTGESVISVDGDGKVSRCHFVRTELGRLYDGSFRAALAPRPCPLTVCDCHIGYVHLETLPLYDVFAGGVLERVPRALPDRDRVLLPVLPATGSL, from the coding sequence GTGGACCTGACGATCCTGTACCGCGGCCCGCTCGCCTCCTGCGACTACGACTGTCCGTACTGTCCGTTCGCGAAGCGCCGCGACACCCCCGCACAACTGCGGGCCGACCGCGCGGCGCTGGAACGGTTCACCGCGTGGGCGGGCGAGCAGCGCGAGGACCGGCTGTCGGTGCTGTTCACCCCGTGGGGCGAGGGGCTGGTCCGCTCCTGGTACCGCCGCGCCCTCGTGGAACTGTCGCACCAGCCTCACATCAGGCGTGTGGCCATCCAGACGAACCTCAGTTGCCGCACCGACTGGCTGGAGGCGGCGGACCGGGAGACGGTGGCGTTGTGGTGCACCTACCACCCGGGGCAGACGCCGCACGAGCGGTTCGTCGCCAAGACCCGGCGGCTCGGTGAGCTGGGCGTCCGTTTCAGTGTCGGCGTCGTCGGGCTGCCCGAGCACGCGGAACCCGCGCGCAGACTGCGCGCGGAACTCCCGGAGCACGTGTACCTGTGGGTGAACGCCGCCGAAGGACACACCTATACGGACACACAGGCGGCCGAGTGGACCGCGCTCGACCCGCTCTTCCCCTTCAGCCGCCACCCGCACCGGTCGGCCGGCCTGCCCTGCCGCACCGGCGAGTCGGTCATCTCGGTGGACGGCGACGGGAAGGTGAGCCGCTGCCACTTCGTCCGGACCGAACTGGGTCGGTTGTACGACGGCTCCTTCCGTGCGGCGCTCGCCCCGCGCCCCTGCCCCCTGACCGTGTGCGACTGCCACATCGGCTACGTGCACCTGGAGACTCTGCCGTTGTACGACGTCTTCGCGGGCGGCGTCCTGGAACGCGTGCCGCGGGCGCTGCCGGACCGGGACCGGGTGCTGCTCCCGGTCCTCCCCGCGACCGGCTCGCTCTGA
- a CDS encoding SAM-dependent methyltransferase produces the protein MTDAGTRAEEIDTSKPQSARMYDYFLDGKDNYPVDWEAAEQVISFFPAVKEMARTNRDFMHRAARLLARRGIRQFLDIGTGIPTAPNLHQIVQAITPAARVVYADNDPIVLRHAEALLHSDPQGRTAYIQADAQEPQKILAAARQTLDFDQPVALSMMALLHLVGDEDDPYGIVAELLDSLAPGSYLALSHATGDFDPQAWERVVEVYRKGGTTAQVRSRAEFTRFFTGLELLDPGIGLAAEWDPEGEHAHTEGEQIPLYVGVARKP, from the coding sequence GTGACAGACGCAGGAACACGCGCGGAAGAGATCGACACCAGCAAACCGCAGTCGGCGCGCATGTACGACTACTTCCTGGACGGCAAGGACAACTATCCCGTCGACTGGGAGGCAGCCGAGCAGGTCATCTCCTTCTTCCCCGCGGTCAAGGAAATGGCCCGGACCAACCGGGACTTCATGCATCGTGCCGCCCGACTGCTGGCGCGGCGGGGCATCCGCCAGTTCCTGGACATCGGCACCGGAATCCCGACCGCGCCGAACCTTCACCAGATCGTCCAGGCCATCACCCCCGCCGCTCGCGTGGTGTACGCCGACAACGACCCGATCGTCCTGCGGCACGCGGAGGCGCTCCTGCACAGCGACCCGCAGGGACGTACCGCCTACATCCAGGCGGATGCGCAGGAGCCGCAGAAGATCCTGGCGGCGGCACGGCAGACCCTCGACTTCGATCAGCCGGTCGCCCTGTCCATGATGGCCCTCCTGCACCTGGTGGGGGACGAGGACGACCCGTACGGCATCGTGGCGGAACTCCTCGACTCCCTCGCTCCCGGCAGCTACTTGGCCCTGTCCCACGCGACAGGGGACTTCGATCCCCAGGCGTGGGAGCGGGTCGTGGAGGTCTACCGCAAGGGGGGAACTACGGCGCAGGTCCGATCACGCGCTGAATTCACCAGGTTCTTCACCGGACTTGAGCTCCTCGACCCCGGAATCGGACTCGCCGCCGAGTGGGATCCCGAGGGAGAGCACGCGCACACCGAGGGCGAACAGATCCCGTTGTACGTGGGCGTCGCCCGGAAGCCATAG